Proteins encoded by one window of Mus musculus strain C57BL/6J chromosome 10, GRCm38.p6 C57BL/6J:
- the Myf6 gene encoding myogenic factor 6, with the protein MMMDLFETGSYFFYLDGENVTLQPLEVAEGSPLYPGSDGTLSPCQDQMPQEAGSDSSGEEHVLAPPGLQPPHCPGQCLIWACKTCKRKSAPTDRRKAATLRERRRLKKINEAFEALKRRTVANPNQRLPKVEILRSAISYIERLQDLLHRLDQQEKMQELGVDPYSYKPKQEILEGADFLRTCSPQWPSVSDHSRGLVITAKEGGANVDASASSSLQRLSSIVDSISSEERKLPSVEEVVEK; encoded by the exons ATGATGATGGACCTTTTTGAAACTGGCTCCTATTTCTTCTActtagatggagaaaatgtgactCTTCAGCCATTAGAAGTGGCAGAGGGCTCTCCTTTGTATCCAGGGAGTGATGGTACCCTATCCCCTTGCCAGGACCAAATGCCCCAGGAAGCCGGGAGCGACAGCAGTGGAGAGGAACACGTTCTGGCTCCCCCAGGCCTGCAGCCTCCCCACTGCCCTGGCCAGTGTCTGATCTGGGCTTGCAAGACTTGCAAGAGAAAATCTGCCCCCACAGATCGTCGGAAAGCAGCTACCCTGCGCGAAAGGAGGAGACTAAAGAAAATCAACGAAGCCTTTGAGGCCCTGAAGCGTCGGACTGTGGCCAAccccaaccagagactgcccaagGTGGAGATTCTGCGGAGTGCCATCAGCTACATTGAGCGTCTACAGGACCTGCTGCACCGGCTGGATCAGCAAGAGAAGATGCAGGAGCTGGGCGTGGACCCCTACAGCTACAAACCCAAGCAAGAAATT CTTGAGGGTGCGGATTTCCTGCGCACCTGCAGCCCCCAGTGGCCAAGTGTTTCGGATCATTCCAGGGGCCTCGTGATAACTGCTAAGGAAG GAGGAGCAAACGTGGATGCCTCAGCCTCCAGCAGTCTTCAGCGCCTTTCTTCCATCGTGGACAGTATTTCTTCAGAGGAACGCAAACTCCCCAGcgtggaggaggtggtggagaagTAA